A stretch of Pseudomonas sp. LRP2-20 DNA encodes these proteins:
- a CDS encoding FAD-dependent oxidoreductase: MAHTDVLIVGAGPTGLALALWLTRQGIAVRIVDKSSGPGEASRAMAVQARTLELYRQLGLAEAVIEAGYKTPAMNLWARGRRRARIPLQDAGAAISAYPFVLIYPQDRHERLLGQRLHALGVEVEWRTELLSFEQGESQVTAILKQADGREGACTAAYLAGCDGAHSRVRHALGSGFEGGTYKQLFYVADVRLTGVEPAGEAHIAFDKSDFVLLLCYGEKDQYRLIGTVRDERAEHPEHLTFADVGHDAINGLNLKITEVNWFSSYRVHHRVTDHFRRGRAFLLGDAAHVHSPAGGQGMNTGILDANNLAWKLAAVVKGKAPDALLDSYQAERQAFARKLVETTDKLFTLVTAQGGFADFVRTRIAPAIASVAYKRESVREYLFRVVSQTTIDYRDSPLSQGKAGEVQGGDRLPWLPGDVADNYASLAGTEWQVHVYGEAKAGLAQWCAQHGIALSVFAWEPAYEQAGVARNAAYLLRPDSYVALADPEGDSSALSRYFKTHGIMLSA, from the coding sequence ATGGCGCACACCGACGTGCTCATTGTTGGCGCCGGCCCGACCGGGCTGGCGCTTGCGCTTTGGCTCACCCGGCAGGGCATCGCGGTAAGGATCGTCGACAAGAGCAGCGGCCCTGGCGAAGCGTCCCGCGCCATGGCGGTTCAGGCCCGCACGCTGGAACTTTATCGCCAGCTCGGCCTGGCCGAGGCGGTGATCGAAGCCGGCTATAAAACCCCTGCCATGAACCTGTGGGCCCGAGGCCGCCGCCGGGCGCGCATCCCCTTGCAGGATGCAGGCGCAGCCATTTCGGCGTATCCCTTCGTGTTGATCTATCCCCAGGATCGCCATGAGCGCTTGCTGGGGCAGCGCCTGCATGCACTCGGCGTGGAAGTGGAATGGCGGACCGAACTGCTGTCGTTCGAACAGGGGGAAAGCCAGGTCACGGCCATTCTGAAACAGGCCGATGGGCGGGAAGGGGCCTGCACTGCCGCTTACCTGGCGGGTTGCGATGGCGCTCACTCGCGGGTTCGGCATGCGCTCGGCAGCGGTTTCGAGGGGGGGACCTACAAGCAGCTTTTCTACGTAGCGGATGTCAGGCTAACGGGTGTCGAACCTGCGGGTGAGGCACACATCGCGTTTGATAAATCCGACTTTGTACTGCTCTTGTGCTACGGCGAAAAGGACCAATACCGGCTGATTGGCACCGTGCGAGACGAGCGTGCCGAGCACCCTGAGCATCTGACGTTCGCCGATGTTGGCCATGATGCCATCAACGGCTTGAACCTCAAGATCACCGAGGTGAACTGGTTTTCCAGCTACCGCGTTCACCACCGTGTCACCGATCATTTCCGCCGTGGCAGGGCGTTTCTGCTTGGCGATGCTGCGCATGTCCATAGCCCGGCAGGCGGGCAGGGCATGAACACCGGCATTCTCGACGCGAACAACCTGGCCTGGAAGTTGGCCGCGGTGGTCAAAGGCAAAGCCCCCGATGCGCTGCTCGACAGCTACCAGGCCGAACGCCAGGCGTTCGCCCGCAAGCTGGTGGAGACAACGGACAAACTGTTCACCTTGGTGACCGCTCAAGGCGGTTTCGCCGATTTTGTGCGTACGCGCATCGCGCCGGCGATCGCAAGCGTTGCGTACAAGCGTGAAAGCGTGCGTGAGTACCTGTTCCGCGTGGTGTCGCAAACCACCATTGATTACCGCGACAGCCCGCTGAGCCAAGGCAAGGCCGGTGAGGTCCAGGGCGGTGATCGCCTGCCGTGGTTGCCTGGGGATGTTGCGGACAACTACGCCTCACTGGCAGGCACTGAGTGGCAAGTGCATGTGTACGGCGAAGCCAAGGCAGGCCTGGCCCAATGGTGCGCACAGCACGGCATTGCACTGAGTGTTTTCGCTTGGGAACCTGCGTACGAGCAAGCTGGCGTTGCCAGAAATGCGGCTTATCTGTTGAGGCCTGATAGCTATGTTGCGCTGGCTGACCCTGAGGGGGACTCATCTGCATTGAGCCGATATTTCAAGACGCACGGCATCATGCTTTCTGCCTGA
- a CDS encoding patatin-like phospholipase family protein: MTTQTAIVFAGGGSLGAVQVGMLRALVEANVQFDRVIGASVGAINGAYFAARPNAQGVETLASFWRGLNRTDIFPLSWLDTCRGLIKRRGYLLQPAALHRLLGQALPIHRIEDAQLPLHIVTTDLLSGAETVLASGELEQALLASAAIPLVFPSVQIGEQFLVDGGVASNTPISTAVALGADKVVVIPTGYSCALTQPPKGLVALALHTVNLMSMRQLVSDIEHFRALTSLHIVPPLCPVDVSVFNFDQTDSLLARAYEQTLQWLERGGLERTKVPGALTIHSHAREH, encoded by the coding sequence ATGACGACGCAAACTGCAATCGTGTTCGCGGGTGGTGGCAGCCTGGGCGCGGTTCAAGTTGGCATGCTGAGGGCGCTGGTCGAGGCCAATGTTCAGTTCGACCGGGTCATTGGTGCTTCGGTGGGCGCAATCAATGGTGCCTACTTTGCCGCCCGGCCCAACGCTCAGGGGGTCGAGACGCTCGCCAGTTTCTGGCGGGGGCTGAACAGAACGGACATCTTCCCCCTGTCCTGGCTCGATACCTGTAGAGGGTTGATCAAACGGCGCGGTTATCTGCTCCAGCCGGCAGCGCTACACCGGTTGCTTGGCCAGGCGCTGCCGATTCACCGTATCGAGGATGCGCAGCTGCCTTTGCATATTGTCACCACCGACTTGCTCAGTGGTGCCGAAACCGTCCTGGCCAGCGGTGAGCTTGAGCAAGCGTTGCTGGCCAGCGCCGCCATCCCGCTGGTATTCCCCAGCGTGCAAATCGGCGAGCAGTTCCTGGTGGACGGCGGCGTGGCCAGCAACACGCCGATTTCGACAGCCGTAGCCCTGGGCGCTGACAAGGTCGTGGTCATCCCCACGGGATACAGTTGTGCCTTGACCCAGCCACCCAAGGGGCTGGTGGCCCTGGCCCTGCACACCGTCAACCTGATGAGCATGCGCCAGCTGGTGAGCGACATCGAACACTTCCGTGCGCTGACCAGCCTGCACATCGTTCCGCCGTTGTGTCCTGTCGATGTCTCGGTGTTCAATTTCGACCAGACGGATTCCCTGCTGGCGCGTGCCTATGAGCAAACGCTTCAGTGGCTGGAGCGCGGCGGGCTGGAGCGAACCAAGGTACCGGGTGCACTGACCATTCATTCGCACGCACGCGAGCACTGA
- the wrbA gene encoding NAD(P)H:quinone oxidoreductase — MAKVLVLYHSMYGHIETMAHKVAEGARKVPGVEVAVKRVPETMDPEAFKAAHGKVDQQAPVASPSELGDYDAIIFGTPTRFGNMSGQMRNFLDQTGSLWASGALVGKVASVFTSTGTGGGQEMTITSTWTTLAHHGMIIVPIGYSTPALFDISQVGGGTPYGASTIAGGDGSRQPDARELGIAEHQGEYVAKFVAKLAG; from the coding sequence ATGGCAAAAGTACTGGTGCTGTACCATTCGATGTATGGCCATATCGAGACCATGGCGCATAAGGTGGCCGAAGGCGCTCGCAAGGTTCCTGGCGTCGAAGTGGCAGTCAAGCGGGTACCGGAAACCATGGATCCCGAGGCCTTCAAAGCCGCGCATGGCAAGGTCGACCAGCAGGCGCCCGTTGCCAGCCCTTCGGAGCTGGGTGACTACGATGCCATCATCTTCGGCACTCCGACCCGCTTCGGCAACATGTCCGGCCAGATGCGCAACTTCCTTGATCAGACCGGCAGCCTTTGGGCAAGCGGCGCGCTGGTTGGAAAGGTTGCCAGCGTATTCACCTCCACCGGCACGGGCGGTGGCCAGGAGATGACCATCACCTCCACTTGGACGACGCTGGCTCACCACGGCATGATCATCGTGCCGATTGGCTACAGCACGCCGGCCCTGTTCGACATCTCGCAGGTGGGTGGCGGTACCCCGTACGGTGCCTCGACCATTGCAGGGGGGGACGGCTCCCGCCAACCAGATGCCCGCGAACTGGGTATCGCTGAGCATCAAGGCGAATACGTCGCGAAATTCGTGGCCAAGCTGGCGGGTTAG
- a CDS encoding DUF6555 family protein, which yields MVGQQLYVIEYELHGKPRSFIIRLEKMDNAIAWHWASCDAGVGIIPRFSQQKIKMVSRPMAERDGIAKVTWRLAGEGPEFVAQPIDVGKFSGAAEGF from the coding sequence GTGGTGGGACAGCAACTCTATGTCATTGAGTACGAGCTTCACGGTAAGCCTCGGTCATTCATTATTCGCCTGGAGAAAATGGACAATGCCATCGCCTGGCACTGGGCCAGTTGCGATGCCGGCGTTGGCATCATCCCGAGATTCAGTCAGCAGAAGATCAAAATGGTCAGTCGCCCGATGGCCGAGCGCGACGGCATCGCCAAGGTGACGTGGCGGCTGGCGGGCGAGGGCCCCGAGTTTGTTGCGCAACCTATTGATGTCGGCAAGTTCTCAGGGGCTGCCGAAGGTTTCTGA
- a CDS encoding response regulator has protein sequence MPKTILIVEDDVLLRDLTAESLSSLYAVTIMSCANADEALHRLCCEKIPTLVMTDIHMPGPMNGLGLAQEIWRRWPTLPVILTSGDAVIDTGLLPARTAFLPKPWQMSDLASLINTLVTLPPQSER, from the coding sequence ATGCCGAAAACCATTCTGATTGTGGAAGATGACGTCCTCCTCAGAGACCTTACCGCCGAGAGTCTCTCGTCACTCTACGCCGTAACCATCATGTCCTGCGCAAATGCGGACGAGGCGCTGCATCGTCTTTGCTGCGAAAAAATACCCACGTTGGTAATGACCGATATCCATATGCCAGGCCCCATGAACGGCTTGGGCCTGGCGCAGGAAATCTGGCGCAGGTGGCCTACCCTGCCGGTGATTCTGACCTCGGGCGACGCAGTCATCGACACCGGGCTACTGCCTGCTCGCACAGCATTTCTCCCCAAACCCTGGCAAATGTCCGATCTGGCCTCGTTGATCAATACGCTAGTCACACTGCCGCCTCAGTCAGAGCGCTGA
- a CDS encoding sensor histidine kinase: MQQLPADETIRAALKKTHARLHRQHELVVEFGVMSLKATDLDHLLTHACEVVAEGMNTRFSKVLQPAEDGESFVLSHGVGWDAHDIGRATVGGDLASPAGYALATYRPVLSNHLSRESRFRTPALLKKYGIERAINVPIRGVLTPFGVLEADSTDGDDFVESDLVFLEGISNVISMALERISAGADVPLADPYSETLLNASPDWVEILTPSGEIEFMNEAGLSFLATQLADVRGQRWHDLWPEESRSLVREAVGKVSAGESTRFEAYCPISADDPKWWDVTVAPILGAGGEVERIIAVSRDITERHQYEAQLLSLIEAQNSRQNRSDLYLEEIHHRVKNSLHLVNTLLLLQANLTPDAAVKLQLETAAGRVVTIATVHERLYQAAEDQEVHARDYLKALLGDLGKALADRKILLEADDFVLPPERMAPLGLVISELITNALKYGKGCIDVIVKHAGDHAQLTVRDEGDGFPDNYPKPTGTGLGMRLVKSYSGYGSAAVMVDRQDSKSCIHVRFKL, translated from the coding sequence ATGCAGCAGCTACCAGCGGACGAAACAATTCGAGCGGCCTTGAAGAAGACCCATGCGCGCCTGCACCGCCAACATGAACTGGTTGTAGAGTTTGGCGTGATGTCTTTGAAGGCTACTGACTTGGATCACTTGCTCACCCATGCATGTGAAGTAGTCGCTGAGGGCATGAACACTCGATTTTCCAAGGTGCTCCAGCCAGCGGAGGACGGGGAAAGCTTTGTCCTGTCCCACGGTGTTGGTTGGGATGCCCATGACATTGGGCGGGCGACGGTGGGTGGCGATCTGGCCAGCCCGGCTGGGTACGCCTTGGCTACCTACAGGCCGGTACTCTCCAATCACCTGAGCAGGGAGAGCCGTTTCCGGACACCGGCGTTGCTGAAAAAATATGGAATCGAGCGTGCAATCAATGTCCCGATCCGGGGCGTGCTTACCCCGTTTGGTGTCCTGGAAGCCGATAGCACTGACGGAGACGATTTCGTCGAGAGCGATCTGGTGTTTTTGGAAGGTATCTCCAACGTCATTTCCATGGCCCTTGAGCGCATATCCGCAGGGGCGGATGTACCGCTTGCTGATCCGTATTCGGAGACCCTTCTGAACGCGAGCCCTGATTGGGTAGAGATCCTGACGCCAAGTGGCGAGATCGAATTCATGAACGAAGCCGGGCTCAGCTTCCTGGCTACCCAGTTGGCGGACGTGAGAGGTCAGCGGTGGCATGACTTGTGGCCCGAGGAGTCTCGTTCACTGGTTCGGGAGGCAGTCGGGAAAGTGAGCGCCGGCGAAAGCACTCGATTCGAGGCCTATTGCCCCATCTCTGCGGATGACCCGAAATGGTGGGACGTGACGGTGGCGCCGATCCTCGGTGCAGGCGGCGAGGTCGAGCGGATCATTGCGGTATCGCGCGATATCACGGAGCGTCATCAGTATGAAGCTCAGTTGCTGTCACTGATCGAGGCCCAGAATTCCAGGCAGAACCGAAGCGACCTCTATCTCGAAGAGATCCATCATCGTGTCAAGAACAGCCTCCACCTGGTAAACACGCTGCTGTTGCTGCAGGCCAATCTCACCCCTGATGCAGCGGTGAAGTTGCAGCTTGAAACGGCCGCAGGCCGTGTGGTGACCATCGCCACGGTTCACGAGCGGCTGTACCAGGCTGCAGAAGACCAGGAGGTTCACGCTCGCGATTACCTGAAAGCGCTGTTGGGCGATCTGGGCAAGGCATTGGCCGACCGGAAAATTCTGTTGGAGGCTGATGACTTCGTCTTGCCACCAGAAAGAATGGCACCTTTGGGGTTGGTAATCTCCGAGTTGATCACCAACGCCCTCAAGTATGGCAAGGGTTGCATTGATGTGATCGTCAAGCATGCCGGCGACCATGCCCAACTTACCGTGCGGGATGAGGGCGATGGCTTTCCTGATAACTACCCTAAGCCGACAGGTACGGGGCTTGGCATGCGATTGGTCAAAAGCTATTCCGGCTACGGCAGCGCGGCAGTCATGGTTGATCGCCAGGACAGTAAGAGTTGTATCCACGTGCGCTTCAAGCTCTAG
- the clpK gene encoding heat shock survival AAA family ATPase ClpK, with protein sequence MARKQCQVCGQPATTRVEANLNGRHSIMLLCDDHYRQLARQQKRSVSPLEALFGSRSGLFEDFLGSDFLRSVEDSAPIATDVDEAVDASIGEPASAAGGSPRRRGSGLASRISEHSEALLQEAARCAAQFGRSEVDTEHLLLALADSDVVKTILSQFKIKVDDLKRQIEADAKRGEQPFDGEIGVSPRVKDALSRAFVASNELGHAYVGPEHLLIGLAEEGEGLAANLLRRYGLTPQALRQRVNKVVGKGAQDGHAETPTHTPELDKYSRDLTKMARDGKLDPVIGRAQEIETTIEVLARRKKNNPVLIGEPGVGKTAIVEGLAQRMVAGEVPETLRDKRLVELNISAMVAGAKYRGEFEERVQKVLKEIAEHQGELILFIDEVHTIVGAGQGGGEGGLDVANVFKPMMARGELNLIGATTLNEYQKYIEKDAALERRFQPVMVPEPTVAQTMMILRGLRDTFEAHHKVSITEDAIIAAAELADRYVTARFLPDKAIDLLDQAAARVKLSATARPVAVQELEAELHQLRREQDYAASRKQYDNAAQISKRIETKAAELKHLTEDWERERGSGSAEVKAEHVAQIVSRLTGIPVSELTVEEREKLLHLEQRLQERLVGQDEAVRAVADAVRLSRAGLRDGNKPVATFLFLGSTGVGKTELAKALAETIYGDEGALLRIDMSEYGERHTVARLVGAPPGYVGYDEGGQLTEKVRRKPYSVLLLDEIEKAHPDVYNILLQVFDDGRLTDGKGRVVDFTNTIIIATSNLGSDIIQRQLKARGATDEEYDKTKAEVMDVLRGHFRPEFLNRIDEIIVFHALGKKEIRHIVGLQFDRLARSAASQGVTLTFDETLVDHFAEVGYKPEFGARELKRLIRSELETALAREMLGGGIGKGDHACARWNDDAERVEFNHQQSTRADTVPIETLQLPDATKASNKEGAQADVHS encoded by the coding sequence ATGGCCAGAAAACAGTGCCAGGTATGCGGCCAACCCGCCACGACACGGGTGGAAGCCAATCTGAATGGTCGCCATAGCATCATGCTGCTGTGTGACGATCACTATCGCCAATTGGCGCGTCAGCAAAAACGCAGCGTTTCTCCCCTGGAGGCTCTGTTCGGCTCGCGTAGCGGGTTGTTCGAGGACTTTCTGGGCAGCGATTTCCTGCGCAGCGTAGAAGACTCCGCGCCCATTGCAACTGATGTCGATGAAGCGGTCGATGCGTCGATCGGCGAACCGGCCTCGGCAGCGGGCGGTTCGCCGCGCCGTCGTGGCAGTGGGCTCGCCAGCCGAATCAGTGAACACTCCGAAGCACTGTTGCAGGAAGCTGCAAGGTGCGCCGCGCAATTCGGGCGCTCGGAAGTCGACACGGAACACCTGCTACTGGCGCTGGCCGACAGCGATGTGGTCAAGACCATCCTGAGCCAGTTCAAGATCAAGGTCGATGACCTGAAACGGCAGATCGAAGCCGATGCCAAGCGCGGCGAGCAGCCGTTTGACGGCGAGATCGGCGTTTCGCCACGCGTTAAGGATGCGCTTAGTCGCGCCTTCGTCGCCTCGAATGAGCTGGGACACGCTTACGTCGGGCCCGAGCACTTGCTGATCGGTCTGGCGGAAGAGGGAGAAGGGCTGGCCGCCAACTTGCTGCGCCGCTATGGCCTCACGCCGCAGGCCCTGCGCCAGCGCGTGAACAAGGTGGTCGGCAAAGGTGCGCAAGACGGCCACGCCGAGACACCAACCCATACGCCGGAGCTCGACAAATATTCGCGTGATCTGACCAAAATGGCCCGAGATGGCAAGCTCGACCCGGTCATCGGGCGCGCTCAGGAAATCGAAACAACCATTGAGGTACTGGCGCGGCGCAAGAAGAACAACCCGGTATTGATCGGCGAGCCTGGTGTGGGCAAGACCGCCATCGTCGAGGGGTTGGCCCAGCGCATGGTGGCCGGCGAGGTGCCCGAGACGCTGCGTGACAAGCGCCTGGTGGAGCTGAACATCAGTGCCATGGTGGCCGGCGCGAAATACCGTGGCGAATTCGAGGAACGCGTGCAAAAGGTGCTCAAGGAGATCGCCGAGCATCAAGGCGAGCTGATTCTCTTCATCGACGAGGTGCACACCATTGTGGGTGCCGGCCAGGGCGGTGGGGAAGGCGGCCTGGACGTGGCCAACGTGTTCAAGCCGATGATGGCACGCGGTGAGTTGAACTTGATCGGCGCGACCACGCTCAATGAGTACCAGAAGTACATCGAGAAGGATGCAGCGCTGGAGCGGCGTTTCCAGCCGGTCATGGTGCCCGAGCCAACGGTGGCGCAGACCATGATGATCCTGCGCGGCCTGCGCGACACCTTCGAAGCGCACCACAAGGTCAGCATCACCGAGGACGCGATCATTGCGGCCGCCGAACTGGCCGACCGCTACGTGACCGCTCGCTTTCTGCCGGACAAGGCTATTGATCTGCTTGACCAGGCTGCCGCGCGCGTCAAACTATCGGCGACGGCCCGGCCTGTGGCGGTGCAGGAGCTGGAGGCCGAACTGCACCAGTTGCGCCGCGAACAGGACTATGCGGCTTCGCGCAAGCAATATGACAATGCCGCGCAGATCAGCAAGCGCATTGAAACCAAGGCGGCCGAACTCAAGCATCTGACCGAGGATTGGGAGCGTGAGCGCGGTTCAGGCAGCGCCGAAGTCAAGGCGGAGCACGTGGCGCAGATCGTCTCGCGGCTGACCGGCATTCCTGTCAGTGAGCTGACGGTGGAGGAGCGCGAGAAGCTGCTGCACCTGGAGCAGCGGCTGCAAGAGCGCCTGGTTGGCCAGGATGAGGCGGTGCGGGCCGTGGCCGATGCGGTGCGACTTTCGCGAGCAGGTCTGCGGGACGGTAACAAACCGGTGGCTACGTTCCTGTTCCTGGGGTCTACCGGGGTCGGCAAGACAGAGCTCGCCAAGGCTTTGGCCGAGACCATCTATGGCGACGAGGGCGCCCTGTTGCGTATCGACATGTCGGAGTACGGCGAGCGCCATACCGTGGCACGGCTGGTGGGCGCTCCCCCGGGCTACGTCGGCTATGACGAAGGTGGCCAGCTGACGGAAAAGGTTCGTCGCAAGCCTTACAGCGTGCTGTTGCTCGACGAGATCGAGAAGGCCCACCCCGATGTCTACAACATCCTGCTGCAGGTCTTCGACGACGGGCGGCTCACCGACGGCAAGGGGCGGGTGGTGGACTTCACCAATACCATCATCATTGCCACGTCCAACCTGGGGTCGGACATCATTCAGCGCCAGCTCAAGGCACGCGGAGCAACCGACGAGGAATACGACAAAACCAAGGCAGAGGTGATGGACGTGCTGCGCGGGCACTTCCGCCCTGAGTTCCTCAACCGCATCGACGAGATCATCGTCTTCCATGCGCTGGGCAAGAAAGAGATCCGCCACATTGTAGGCCTGCAGTTCGATCGCCTGGCCCGCAGTGCCGCGAGCCAGGGTGTGACGCTGACCTTCGATGAGACGCTTGTCGACCACTTCGCGGAAGTTGGGTACAAGCCTGAATTCGGTGCCCGCGAGCTCAAGCGACTGATCCGCAGCGAGCTTGAAACGGCACTGGCGCGCGAGATGCTTGGCGGCGGCATCGGCAAGGGCGACCACGCCTGTGCACGTTGGAATGACGACGCTGAGCGGGTCGAGTTCAACCACCAGCAATCCACGCGGGCTGACACGGTACCCATCGAAACACTGCAACTGCCGGATGCGACCAAGGCGTCGAACAAGGAGGGCGCGCAAGCAGACGTCCACAGCTGA
- a CDS encoding phosphate-starvation-inducible PsiE family protein, with product MKNSNQAGKPLERLRREWAVMTFYERFEQAIAHILSVVIAVIIVVSLVQLIQIVFSLMIIDAFNPLDHAIFQNVFGMIMTLLIAMEFKHSIVRVVLRRDSIIQVKTVLLIGLIALSRKLVILDPDVSPAKVAALAGATLALGLTYWLMRERDDRVV from the coding sequence ATGAAGAACAGCAATCAGGCCGGGAAGCCTCTCGAACGGCTCCGTCGCGAGTGGGCGGTGATGACGTTTTACGAACGTTTCGAGCAGGCCATCGCCCATATCCTTTCAGTCGTGATCGCGGTGATTATCGTGGTGTCGTTGGTACAGCTGATCCAGATCGTCTTCAGCCTGATGATCATCGATGCATTCAATCCGCTCGACCATGCGATCTTCCAGAATGTGTTCGGCATGATCATGACGCTGCTGATCGCGATGGAGTTCAAGCATTCGATCGTGCGCGTGGTGTTGCGCCGCGACAGCATCATTCAGGTCAAGACGGTGCTTCTTATCGGGTTGATCGCATTGTCCCGCAAGCTCGTGATCCTCGATCCCGATGTGAGCCCGGCAAAAGTCGCTGCGCTGGCCGGCGCCACCCTGGCCCTGGGGCTGACCTATTGGCTCATGCGTGAACGTGATGACCGCGTGGTTTAG